The Mesomycoplasma hyopneumoniae J genome contains the following window.
AAAAATGCTTTAAAATCAGTCTTTTTATTAAGTCAAGGTAGTCTTCGCGATGCAATTTCAATTCTAGAGCAAGTAGCAACATTTGGGTCAGGGTATGTTAATCAAAAAAATATTAATGAACTTTTTGGTCTAGTAAATAAGGAAATTCTTGTCAATTTTGTTAATGCCTTATTTTTAGCTGATTCTAAAATTTCTTATGAAATTTTAGAACAAATTTCATTTCAAAGTAAAAATTTCCAATTATTTTTAGAATCATTAATTAACCTTGTAAAAGAATGAATTATTTGAAAGTCAACCAAAACAAATGAACTACTTGAATTTTATAGCAATTTTGATTTAGAAAATCTAAAAATAAGCCAGGATTTTGCTTTTAAATTTTTAGAAATTGCATTTTCAAGTCTAAAAGATATAAATTTTGCTGATTTCCAAAATTTAACTCTTGAAATTTTTATTATGCGCATATTATCGCTAAGTAATTTAGAAATTAGTGATCAAAATAATATTAAATTTAAAAAATTAGAAGAAAATAAAGTCGATAAAAGTGATATCCCCGAAAAAATTACTGAGAAAGTTAGTGAGATTAAGTCTAGCCCTACTAATTTTTATAAAATTGAGGATCGGCTTGAAAAGTTAGGAAAATTGGATCTAAAAAATTTAGAAGAAGATATGCAAACAAAGCAAAATAAAAATTATTCATCAATTTTTAATCGAAAATTAGAACAAAATTTGGAAAGACCACCTTTAAAAACAGAGGTTTTTTCCAAATCAACAACTGAATTTAACCAATTTGGACAAATAGGTAATCCATTTATTGAAACTGAAAATCATAAAAAAATTGAAAATCAAAATCTGAAAAATAACGGTGAATTTGATGGTGAAATTGATTTTTCTAATTCTTTTATGCCTGAAAATGGTAATAAAATTGATGAAAATATAAATTCTGTGTCTGATTTTAGTGATATTTCGGCTAATTTATCAGAAGATAAGACAAATTTTGCCCAATCCTTTAATAACAAGGATACTAATTTAATAAATTTAGATACAAATTTTGGTAATAATTCTAGTAAATTTTTAAAAAAAATTGGTTCAAAAGACTATTTGAGTGCTGAAGAAGTTTTGAATTTTATATGATTAGGTAAAAATTTTCGTAGTCAAAATCAGGTGGAATATGAAAATTTAGTTCAAAATTGAAGAAAAAATTTGCCACTTTTCGAGTATAATGTTGAATTTATGGAAATTGTTAGCGTGTTAAAATATGCTAAAATTCTCTCATTAGGTGCAAATTTTGTTTTTTTTATGGCCGCTCGTGATGAATATGAAGATTTATTAATTGAAACTATAAAGGAAAAATATCAAGTCAATGAGTTATTATTACAAATTTTTAACGTGGAAATGCATCCATTAGTTGCAAGCAAAAACCTTATTAATAAAGCTAAAATTTTGCCTACCAAAATGCGGAATGAGGGCAAACGAATTGTTGCAAAACCTTTTGAAATCCCCAAAAAAACGACTATTTCAAAGGAGGATTTGGAAAAACTTTTGTTTGATAAGTAAAATTTCTAATAAATTTATATAATTTATTTTGTAATTTTTAAAATTATCGAAAGGACCAATTATGAATTTTCAAAAATTATTAAAACAAGCACAAAAAATCCAAAAAGATCAAAAAGTTAAAAAAAATGCACTTGCAAAAATGGACTTTGACTTTGAAAATCAAGGAATTTCATTAACAATTACCGGTGATTTTGAACTAAAAAAAATAAAAATTTCACCAATTTTAGTAGATAAAGACGATATTGAAACATTAGAAGATTTACTATCAATTACATTAAATCAAGCATTATTGAAAATTAAAGAAGAAAACGAAAAAATAAGCGATTATCCAAATCAAGTTTAATTATGATCAAAGAAACATTTAAAAATCTTGCTGAGGATCTAAGAAAAATCCCGGGAATTTCCAAAAAACAAGCAATGCGAATTTTGTCTTTTTTGGTTGATGTTCCAATTGAAAAAATTGAAAATTTTGTTAGAGCAATTTATGATTTAAAAAAAAACACACAATATTGTGAAAAATGTGGGTATTTAAATACTAATCCAGTTTGTGAAATATGCCTTGATTTCCAACGGTCTTTTAAAATTTTAGTAGTTGAAAATACCGAAATGATTGCTAAATTTGAAGAATATGGAAAATATGATGGTCAATATTTTGTTTTTGGTAAATATGATATTAAAAATTTAGAAAATCATAATGCCCAAATTAAAAAATTAGCTGATTTAGCCGCTAATAAAAGTGAGATAATTCTTGGTTTATCTTCGACAATGGAGGGACTGATTTTTGCAAATTATCTCGCAAAACACGAGTTTTTATCCGGCCTTAAAATTACTCGGCTTGCAACTGGAATTCCATTTGGAGCAATAATTGATTATATCGATAATATCACCTTAGATCAAGCGCTTAAAAATCGACAAGAAATGGAAAAATAAATATGTTTATTAGTTTTGAAGGAATTGATGCAAGCGGAAAATCAACCGTGATGGACTTATTTGCAAAGTATTTAAAAATCAAATTTCCCGAAAAAGAGATTGTTACTACTTTTGAACCAGGAGGCAAAAATTTAAAAGAGGCGCTGCAGATCCGTGAATTTTTACTAAGTAAGAATAATCAAATCAGCCCTTATGTAGAAATGCTTTTATTTGCAACCGCAAGACGAATTCATCTAGAAAGACTAATTTGGCCCGCACTAAAAGCAGGAAAAATTGTTCTTTGTGATCGCTATATTGATTCCTCGATTGCCTATCAAGGTTTTGGAAATGGTCTTGATATTGATTTAGTTACTAGTTTAAATAGTTTGATATCTGAGAATACTTTTCCTGATTTGACAATTTTTTTAGATATTAAAATTTCAAAAGCCTTTGAAAGAATGGGCATTTTTCGCGATCATAATCGTGATCGCCTGGAGAATAGAGGTGTTGAATTCTATGAAAAGGTGATTAATGGTTATGAATTTTTGGCTAAAAAAAATAAAAATTTTTTTAAAATTGATGGAAATGGTACTTATGATGAAGTTTTAGACCTCATAATTGATTTTTTTGAGAAATATTATGCAAGCTGACCAAAATAATTGAAGTAGTTTTCTTTATAATCTTGATAAAAACGGTAAAATTCCTCATGCCATTTTACTAATTTCAAATTATCCTAACTTATTAGATAGTAAAATTAACGAGTTTCTTGAAATTTTTGAACATAAATACGAAATTTTCCTATATGATATTTTCGATAAAAATCTTTCAAAGCAAGAATTTCTTGAAGATATTAATAAATTATATTTTAGCACTTTTGCAGATTCTCAGTCAAAAATTTTCATCCTAAAAAATATTGAAAAAACACATATATCCTTGTTAAATTCGCTTTTGAAAATTCTTGAAGATCCACCAAAGTCAACTTATTTTTTATTAATTGCCAAGTCACAAAATTTAGTTATTCCAACAATTGTTTCGCGTTGTCAAGTTTTTTGATTTACTGAATTTGACCGCCAAAAAGATCTTAAAAAAAAATTAGATCAGTGGAAAAAAACGCCATACAATTCGGTTTATGCAAAAATTTTTTCAAATTTTGAAACTGCAATTACTTCAATTGCGAAAATTAGTGAAAATGATTTGGTAAAATTTGAGTCCTTATTTAATAATCTGGCTAAAAAAAAATTTGAATTTTTAATTTTTCTGAATAACATTTTAACAAAAGAAAATGCGCTGATTTTGGTTAAAATGTTAATTTTTTATTCTAAATCAATTTTTTTGAATAAACCGAAAAAAAATTCAAAAAATTCAAGAAAAGAAACATTTATGCCAGAAAATTTCAAAAAAATAACTAAAGTAATGCAGTCCTCACACAAATTTTTAACTACCTTAGATCAGAACGAAAATTTTAATGTTCAAAAATCCGCATTTTTAGTACGGTTGAACATTATTTTATAAAAAATGTCAGCAAAAATTACTGTTTTAGCCACCCCAATTGGAAATTTAAAGGACATCAGTCTCCGCGGAATTGAGGCCTTACGTGAAGCCGAACTAATTTTATGCGAGGATTCACGGGTTTCGCGAAAATTATTAAATTTTTTAGAAATTTATGATAAAAAACTTATTTCTTATCATAAATTTAACGAAAATTCTGTTATTTCAAAAATTTCGCCGTTAATTTTTTCGGGAAAGAAGGTCTTATTAATTTCAGATGCAGGTTCTCCCTTAGTTAGTGATCCAGGGCAATTTTTAATAAACTGAGCACATAAAAATGAAATTGATGTTGATTTTTTGCCAGGACCTTGCGCATTTGTTTCTGCTTTTGTCCTTTCCGGTTTTGATTCACCTCTGATTTTTATGGGTTTTTTTAATTCACGAAAACAACAAATAATTAAGCAAATAACTATTTTTAAGCCAAATTTTAGTTATATTTTTTATATTTCACCGCATAAATTAATTAATATTCTGGAAGTAATTAAAGAAATTTATGGTGATAATATTGAAATATTTTTGGTAAAGGAGATGACAAAATTACACCAAAAATATTTTTTTGGCACACCAATTTCTATAATTAATCAGCTAAAAGACTCATTAAAAGGCGAATTTACAATGGTTTTGCGGCTAAAAAATGAGAAGGATTTGCAGATAAAAAAAAAGAAAAATAAATATCAAAAATTTTCTAAAAATAATGTATAATTAAAAGTTAAAAATATTTGAGGTGTTAAAAAATGATTAATAAACATATAAGTCAAATTCTCTATAACCGTGATCAAATTAAAGCGAGAATTGCTGAAATCGGGAAGTGGATAAATGAAACTTATAAAGATTCTAATGAAATTGTTTTTATAGGTGTGCTTAAAGGTTCGCTAATTTTTTTAACTGAATTAATTCAGAGTGTAGATGTGGATTCAATGGTTGATTTTGTGATTGCAAAATCATATTTTGGTGGGTCAGAATCAACTGGTGAATTAAAAGTTATTACAGATATTGATATTCAAATCCAAAATAAAGATGTAATTTTAATTGATGACATTCTTGATTCAGGGATAACATTATCAAAAATTAGGGATCATTTAAAATTAAAAAACCCAAAATCCTTAAGGGTTATTACTCTTTTTGATAAAAAGGTAAAAAGAAAATACGATATTCAAGCAGATGTTTCTGGCTTTGTAGTTCCGGATGCTTTTCTTGTTGGATATGGTCTTGATTATCAGGATAAATATCGTAATTGACCTTTTGTAGCTATTTTTGATCCTAATAAATAGTAAAAAAAAAAAAAAAAAAAAGGTAATTAATGATAAAAGTTTCCGATGTTTGCTTTAGTTATACAAACAACATGGACCAGCTTGTGCTGAAAAATATTAATGTTGTTTTTGAAAAAGGTAAATATTATGCAATTCTAGGGCATAATGGTTCAGGAAAATCAACGTTTTCTAAGATTCTTTCAGGAATTTTTAAACCTCAAAAAGGTAGTATTGAAGTTGATGGAGTTTTACTAAATAAGGAAAATTTAACGAAAATTAGGAAAAAAATTGGTATAATTTTTCAAAACCCAGATAATCAATTTGTTGGGGCAACGGTTGAAGATGACATCGCTTTCAGTTTGGAAAACATTAATGAGGATCCAAAAAAAATGAGTCAAATAATCGCAAATTTAGCTGCAAAAGTGCAAATGGAGTCATATTTAGACCGTGAGCCACAATTTTTATCTGGGGGCCAAAAGCAAAAAGTAGCAATTGCATCAGTTTTAGCACTAAATCCTGAGATTATAATTTTTGATGAAATAACTTCAATGCTTGATCCCAGAGGTAAATATGATGTTGTTAAAATTCTTGATGATCTAAGAAAAGATAAAACAAAAACTTTAATTTCAATCACCCACAATATGAATGAAGCAATTTTAGCTGATGAAATTATTGTTTTTGCAAATGGGGGAATTATCGCTCAGGGGGATCCAAAATTAATTTTAAATGATAAAAATATCATCGAAAAAGCGAAAATTGACTCCCCATTTATCTATAAAATTTCCAGCGCACTTAAATTAGTTAGTCCAACTTATGACGAAAATGAATTGCTAGAGCAACTATGAAAATTAAAGCAAAAAACATCGTAAAAATTTATGATCAAAAATTACCATCAGAATTAAAAGCCCTTGATAAAGTAACTACTGAAATAAATCAGGGCGAGTTTATTGCAATTATTGGCCAAACTGGTTCAGGAAAAACAACTTTTATTCAGCATATGAATGCACTTTTGCTACCAGATCAAGGCGAAATTGAGTATCTCTATTTTGATTCAAAAAATCAAGAAAAAAAATTAGTTGTTCAAAAACCGCGTTTTTTTAGAAAAAAACTAAAATTTATTAATGAAATTCGTCGGCGTGTGGGCGTCGTTTTTCAGTTTGCTGAATATCAGCTTTTTGAGCAAACAATTGAAAAAGACATCATATTTGGGGCTGTTTCAATGGGAACTCCAAAAAATGAGGCAAAAAAAATTGCCGCAGAAATAATTGAATTAGTTGGTCTTGATCAAAGTTTTTTACAAAAATCACCTTTTGAACTTTCAGGTGGCCAGAAACGCCGAGTTGCAATTGCCGGAATTTTAGCAATGGATCCTGATATTATTTTTTTTGATGAACCCACGGCCGGACTTGATCCCCAAGGAACGCTAAAAATGCTTGAAATTCTTGATACTTTATATAAAAAGGGCAAGACAATCATTCTGGCAACTCATGATCTTGATAGTGTTTTAGAATGAACAAAACGTTGTATTTTTTTTAAAGATGGTAGAATTATTTATGATGGTGATACTTATTCAATTTTAGCAAATAATAAATTTTTAATTGAAAATAAGATGTTACCAACTAATTTACTCAATTTTCGCGAAAAATTAATCAAAATTGGTTATCCAATTTCTAATGTTAGATCAGTATCTGAGTTAATCAGTGAAATTAATATGCTAATTCAAAAGGAAACAAATGCAGATTAGTGTTGCAAAATATGTAGCTCAAAATACAATCATTCATAAAATGGACCCGCGGCTAAAAATTGCTTTTAACATCCTTTTTGCGGTACTTTTTTTT
Protein-coding sequences here:
- the dnaX gene encoding DNA polymerase III subunit gamma/tau, which encodes MEIRKDYIAFYRKYRPKKFSDIVGQKFLLESLKNIIKSGNFFHAYLFSGPHGTGKTTVAKIFANAINCTHKTDLIEPCQNCIKNFNNSLDIIEMDAASHNGVKEIREIIENSINFPQISPYKIYILDEVHMLSTSAFNAFLKTLEEPPKHMIFILATTEVHKIPLTILSRVQRYNFLALKEDEICHRLEFILEKEKIKYEKNALKSVFLLSQGSLRDAISILEQVATFGSGYVNQKNINELFGLVNKEILVNFVNALFLADSKISYEILEQISFQSKNFQLFLESLINLVKEWIIWKSTKTNELLEFYSNFDLENLKISQDFAFKFLEIAFSSLKDINFADFQNLTLEIFIMRILSLSNLEISDQNNIKFKKLEENKVDKSDIPEKITEKVSEIKSSPTNFYKIEDRLEKLGKLDLKNLEEDMQTKQNKNYSSIFNRKLEQNLERPPLKTEVFSKSTTEFNQFGQIGNPFIETENHKKIENQNLKNNGEFDGEIDFSNSFMPENGNKIDENINSVSDFSDISANLSEDKTNFAQSFNNKDTNLINLDTNFGNNSSKFLKKIGSKDYLSAEEVLNFIWLGKNFRSQNQVEYENLVQNWRKNLPLFEYNVEFMEIVSVLKYAKILSLGANFVFFMAARDEYEDLLIETIKEKYQVNELLLQIFNVEMHPLVASKNLINKAKILPTKMRNEGKRIVAKPFEIPKKTTISKEDLEKLLFDK
- a CDS encoding YbaB/EbfC family nucleoid-associated protein, whose product is MNFQKLLKQAQKIQKDQKVKKNALAKMDFDFENQGISLTITGDFELKKIKISPILVDKDDIETLEDLLSITLNQALLKIKEENEKISDYPNQV
- a CDS encoding toprim domain-containing protein; the encoded protein is MIKETFKNLAEDLRKIPGISKKQAMRILSFLVDVPIEKIENFVRAIYDLKKNTQYCEKCGYLNTNPVCEICLDFQRSFKILVVENTEMIAKFEEYGKYDGQYFVFGKYDIKNLENHNAQIKKLADLAANKSEIILGLSSTMEGLIFANYLAKHEFLSGLKITRLATGIPFGAIIDYIDNITLDQALKNRQEMEK
- the tmk gene encoding dTMP kinase gives rise to the protein MFISFEGIDASGKSTVMDLFAKYLKIKFPEKEIVTTFEPGGKNLKEALQIREFLLSKNNQISPYVEMLLFATARRIHLERLIWPALKAGKIVLCDRYIDSSIAYQGFGNGLDIDLVTSLNSLISENTFPDLTIFLDIKISKAFERMGIFRDHNRDRLENRGVEFYEKVINGYEFLAKKNKNFFKIDGNGTYDEVLDLIIDFFEKYYASWPK
- a CDS encoding DNA polymerase III subunit delta', whose product is MQADQNNWSSFLYNLDKNGKIPHAILLISNYPNLLDSKINEFLEIFEHKYEIFLYDIFDKNLSKQEFLEDINKLYFSTFADSQSKIFILKNIEKTHISLLNSLLKILEDPPKSTYFLLIAKSQNLVIPTIVSRCQVFWFTEFDRQKDLKKKLDQWKKTPYNSVYAKIFSNFETAITSIAKISENDLVKFESLFNNLAKKKFEFLIFLNNILTKENALILVKMLIFYSKSIFLNKPKKNSKNSRKETFMPENFKKITKVMQSSHKFLTTLDQNENFNVQKSAFLVRLNIIL
- the rsmI gene encoding 16S rRNA (cytidine(1402)-2'-O)-methyltransferase encodes the protein MSAKITVLATPIGNLKDISLRGIEALREAELILCEDSRVSRKLLNFLEIYDKKLISYHKFNENSVISKISPLIFSGKKVLLISDAGSPLVSDPGQFLINWAHKNEIDVDFLPGPCAFVSAFVLSGFDSPLIFMGFFNSRKQQIIKQITIFKPNFSYIFYISPHKLINILEVIKEIYGDNIEIFLVKEMTKLHQKYFFGTPISIINQLKDSLKGEFTMVLRLKNEKDLQIKKKKNKYQKFSKNNV
- the hpt gene encoding hypoxanthine phosphoribosyltransferase, whose protein sequence is MINKHISQILYNRDQIKARIAEIGKWINETYKDSNEIVFIGVLKGSLIFLTELIQSVDVDSMVDFVIAKSYFGGSESTGELKVITDIDIQIQNKDVILIDDILDSGITLSKIRDHLKLKNPKSLRVITLFDKKVKRKYDIQADVSGFVVPDAFLVGYGLDYQDKYRNWPFVAIFDPNK
- a CDS encoding energy-coupling factor transporter ATPase — translated: MIKVSDVCFSYTNNMDQLVLKNINVVFEKGKYYAILGHNGSGKSTFSKILSGIFKPQKGSIEVDGVLLNKENLTKIRKKIGIIFQNPDNQFVGATVEDDIAFSLENINEDPKKMSQIIANLAAKVQMESYLDREPQFLSGGQKQKVAIASVLALNPEIIIFDEITSMLDPRGKYDVVKILDDLRKDKTKTLISITHNMNEAILADEIIVFANGGIIAQGDPKLILNDKNIIEKAKIDSPFIYKISSALKLVSPTYDENELLEQLWKLKQKTS
- a CDS encoding ATP-binding cassette domain-containing protein; this encodes MKIKAKNIVKIYDQKLPSELKALDKVTTEINQGEFIAIIGQTGSGKTTFIQHMNALLLPDQGEIEYLYFDSKNQEKKLVVQKPRFFRKKLKFINEIRRRVGVVFQFAEYQLFEQTIEKDIIFGAVSMGTPKNEAKKIAAEIIELVGLDQSFLQKSPFELSGGQKRRVAIAGILAMDPDIIFFDEPTAGLDPQGTLKMLEILDTLYKKGKTIILATHDLDSVLEWTKRCIFFKDGRIIYDGDTYSILANNKFLIENKMLPTNLLNFREKLIKIGYPISNVRSVSELISEINMLIQKETNAD